AGAAGCTGGGACTTGTAGCGAAACTAGTTGGAAGTGCTGTTTCTAATGATAACAATTATTCTGCAAGTGTTGAGCCTGTACTTTTAAATGAAAAATCTACTTTTACAACTGTTAAAGATGCATTTAATATAGTATCTATTACAGGTAATGTTATTGGAGAGCTACAGTTTTACGGTCAAGGTGCAGGTAAAAATCCTACTGCAAATGCAGTTGTATCAGATATATTCGATATTGTTACTGGTCAATACAAAAAAGATAGTTTTGTACAAAATGGAAAGTTAATATCTGCTGATATAGATTTATTCAAGGGAAGATATTATATAAGGGTTAGCCCTAATAATAAGAGTGATATATCAAAAATTTTAAAACTTATGGATTTAGATAAATTTAAATATGAAATACTTAGTATGAACGAAGACTTAATAGTTATTACTGATGTTGTAAGAGCTGATAAAATAGAACAGTTTCTAAGCAAGTTAAATATGCTTGAAAAAGAATACTGCTATATGAGAATTGAAGGAGATATTATGAATTTAAAATATGAGGCTAAATGATGATATAAAATGGGAGGAGAGTATGGAAAATATAATTGTTCAAAAGTATGGAGGAAGTTCTGTAGGGTCAATTGATAGAATAAAGAATGTAGCTAGACAGGTTATAAAAGCAAAACATGATAAAAATAAAGTTGTTGTTGTAGTATCAGCTATGGGAGATACTACGAATGAATTGGTTGAAAAAGCTATGAAGATAAATAAAAACCCATCAAATAGAGAAATGGATATGCTTTTATCAACTGGAGAGCAAATGTCTATATCGCTTCTTGCCATGGCTATTCAAGAACTAAACCAAGAAGTTGTATCATTAAACGGATATCAATGTAAAATCTTAACTGACGATAAGCATAAAAAAGCAAGGATTACTGATATTGATACTACACGAATAAAGAGTGAACTAGAACTAGGAAAAATAGTTATAGTTGCTGGATTTCAAGGAATATCAAAACAAAATGATATAACTACATTAGGTAGAGGGGGGTCAGATACAACAGCAGTTGCACTAGCAGCTATATTAAACGCAACTAAATGCGAAATTTATACTGACGTAGATGGTGTATATACATCAGATCCAAGAATTGTAAAAGGAGCAAACCTTCTTGAGCGAATTTCGTACGATGAGATGTTAGAACTTGCAAGCTTAGGAGCTAAAGTCCTTCATCCTAGATGTGTAGAGCTTGCTAGAAAGTATAAGATTCCACTTGTAGTGAAATCTAGTTTTAATAAAGGCAAAGGTACAGCGGTTATGGAGGTGAATAAGGTGGAAAATGTATTGGTAAGAGGTGTTTCTTTAGATGAAAATATAGCTAAGATTTCAATACTTGAAGTTCCAGATGAACCTGGTATTTCATACAAATTGTTTGATATTTTATCTAAAAATAAGATACAGGTGGATATGATAATACAAAACATAAATAGAGAAAATGTAAATGATATCTCGTTTACTGTAAAGGTTGAGGATTTAAAAGAAGTTCAGAAAATTTCAAATGAACTAAAAGATAAAATTAATGCTAAAGAGATAGTTATAGATGAATCTGTTTCAAAAATATCAGTAGTAGGAATTGGAATAGCAGGAAGTTCTGATATTGCATCTGCTTTCTTTAGAAGTCTTTACGAGCTTGGAGTAAATATACAGATGATAAGTACGTCAGAAATAAAGATATCTTGTATAATAGATAAGAAAAAAGGAAGAGAAGCTTTGGAATACGTAAACCAAAAATTTAGATTGTGTAGTGATAATTATGTATTTGAAGAAAAAGTTGTTTAATATTAAGTGCCATGGACTATAAAATTAGCCATGGCACTTGATTTTTGTGTATAATATTACACATAAATTATTAACAAATTATAGATTAACTATATGTTAAATGGAAAAACTAATTACACTTATCTAAATATCTATTTTGTGTTATATTAGTACTTATGGATAAAATACATATGAAAAGAGTGATTATATAATGAAGTTAAATTTTAAAAACTATAATTTAAGCTATGAAATATTAAGGGCTATAGATAGATTAAACTATACATCACCTACTCAGGTTCAAGAAAAAGTAATTCCACTAGCACTTAAAGGAAGAGATGTTGTTGTCAAATCTCAAACAGGAAGTGGAAAAACAGCATCATTTGCAATTCCTATATGCGACAAGGTTGATTGGGATGAGAATAAGCCACAGGCCTTAGTTATTACGCCAACAAGAGAGCTTGCTATTCAAGTAAGAGAAGAGTTTTTCAATATAGGTAGATTTAAAAGACTTAAGGTATCTGAAGTATATGGACAGTTCTCATTTAGAAGGCAGCAAAAAGAACTTAAGCAAAAGACACATATAGTAGTAGGAACTCCAGGAAGATTGATAGATCACATGGAAAGAGGAACTATAGATTTATCTATGATCAAGTATTTAGTAATAGATGAAGCAGATGAAATGTTAAATATGGGATTTATAGAGCAGATTGAAGCTATAATAGAAAATCTTCCTAAAAATAGAATAACTATGCTACTTTCTGCAACTATGCCTAAGGATATACAAAATCTATGTAGATCGTATATGAGGGATTATGAGCAAATAGAAATTGAAACTCAAAATTTGACTGTTGATAAAATAAATCAAGAACGATACTCTGTAGATGAAGAAGATAAATTTGAGTTTTTAAAGGATATTTTAGTTGTTGAAAACCCAGATAGATGTATGATATTTTGTAACACTAAAAAAATGGTGGATGAACTTTATGAGAATTTATATCCTTGGATAAAATCTTGTAGTAAAATTCATGGTGGAATGGATCAGCAAGATAGAAGTTCGGTTATGAATGATTTTAGAAAAGGTAAATTCAGACACTTAATAGCTACAGATGTTGCTGCTAGAGGTATTGATATAGATGGAATAACACATGTTATAAATTATGATACACCTGAGGATAAGGAAGATTATGTTCATAGAATAGGAAGAACTGCTCGTGCAAGTAAATCTGGTAAGTCTATTACTTTTGTAACGGAAAATGATATGAAATTTATAGATGTTATACAAAAATATATAAATAAGGAAATAGAATTGAAAGAACATCCAGATAAGCTTACTGTTGATGAATGTAGAGATGATTTTAATCAAAAAATTAATACAAAATTAAACCTTGGTCCTTTAAAAAGTGAAAAAGTAAGCGAAGGAATTATGAAGCTTCATATAAATGCAGGTAAAAAAACTAAGATGCGTCCAGTAGATATAGTTGGAACACTTTGCAATGTAGAAGGCATGACAGCAGCAGATATAGGAATCATAAATATAATAGATGTTTCTACGTTTGTAGAAATATTGAATGGAAAAGGTGAAATGGTTTATAATGCACTTCAAGGAAGACCTATTAAAGGAAGGGTTAGAAGAGTTAGTAAGTGTGATGAATAAGATTAATTAAATACAAAAGATTAATTGAAAAAATATAGGTGGTTAAGCCAAAAAGGATGCTAATTAAAATACCGCTGATTAAGTCAATATTTTAATAAAACTAAGGATTATGAATTGTGAAATATACTAAAACTTCTTAAACTCGCTATGCTCAAACAAAGAAGTTCTTTAAAATATATCTCATAATTCATAATCTGAGTTTTATAGAAAAATATTAACAAAAAATCAGCTAACATTTTAATGAGCATCTTTTTTTATTTATGAGTTTAGATTTTGAATGAGTTAAAGAAAATAATAATGAACGAGAATATAAAAAATAAGTGACATGGCTTATAAATGTGTATATGGAATTTTTTTACTGTTAAAGCATGTCAAAATGAAAGTATTTTTGATATAATAGAAAAACACCAAAGATTATAATAGATAGAATATAAATATATATTTTACCTGTTATTTTTTTGTCTATTATATGTAAAAAAATCAAAAAATATCCGATATATTAAT
The window above is part of the Tepidibacter aestuarii genome. Proteins encoded here:
- a CDS encoding aspartate kinase, producing the protein MENIIVQKYGGSSVGSIDRIKNVARQVIKAKHDKNKVVVVVSAMGDTTNELVEKAMKINKNPSNREMDMLLSTGEQMSISLLAMAIQELNQEVVSLNGYQCKILTDDKHKKARITDIDTTRIKSELELGKIVIVAGFQGISKQNDITTLGRGGSDTTAVALAAILNATKCEIYTDVDGVYTSDPRIVKGANLLERISYDEMLELASLGAKVLHPRCVELARKYKIPLVVKSSFNKGKGTAVMEVNKVENVLVRGVSLDENIAKISILEVPDEPGISYKLFDILSKNKIQVDMIIQNINRENVNDISFTVKVEDLKEVQKISNELKDKINAKEIVIDESVSKISVVGIGIAGSSDIASAFFRSLYELGVNIQMISTSEIKISCIIDKKKGREALEYVNQKFRLCSDNYVFEEKVV
- a CDS encoding DEAD/DEAH box helicase; protein product: MKLNFKNYNLSYEILRAIDRLNYTSPTQVQEKVIPLALKGRDVVVKSQTGSGKTASFAIPICDKVDWDENKPQALVITPTRELAIQVREEFFNIGRFKRLKVSEVYGQFSFRRQQKELKQKTHIVVGTPGRLIDHMERGTIDLSMIKYLVIDEADEMLNMGFIEQIEAIIENLPKNRITMLLSATMPKDIQNLCRSYMRDYEQIEIETQNLTVDKINQERYSVDEEDKFEFLKDILVVENPDRCMIFCNTKKMVDELYENLYPWIKSCSKIHGGMDQQDRSSVMNDFRKGKFRHLIATDVAARGIDIDGITHVINYDTPEDKEDYVHRIGRTARASKSGKSITFVTENDMKFIDVIQKYINKEIELKEHPDKLTVDECRDDFNQKINTKLNLGPLKSEKVSEGIMKLHINAGKKTKMRPVDIVGTLCNVEGMTAADIGIINIIDVSTFVEILNGKGEMVYNALQGRPIKGRVRRVSKCDE